The following proteins are co-located in the Tachysurus vachellii isolate PV-2020 chromosome 19, HZAU_Pvac_v1, whole genome shotgun sequence genome:
- the LOC132862546 gene encoding apidaecins type 14-like, translating into MTAVHFHMENYANPALHCEKLLKETNPGNTGREAETHPGNISRKHVPGTRPGNTSQKHVLETHPRNTSRKHIQETHPGNTSQKHIQETRPGNTSRKHVPETHPRNTSRKHVPETRPGNTSQKHIPETCPRNTSRKHIPETRPGNTSRKHIQETHPKNTSQKHVLAL; encoded by the exons ATGACTGCAGTGCATTTCCACATGGAGAACTACGCTAATCCG GCACTGCACTGTGAAAAACTCTTAAAAGAGACGAATCCCGGGAACACTGGGCGTGAGGCGGAAACACATCCAGGAAACATATCCAGGAAACACGTCCCGGGAACACGTCCCGGAAACACATCCCAGAAACACGTCCTCGAAACACATCCCAGAAACACATCCAGGAAACACATCCAGGAAACACATCCCGGAAACACATCCCAGAAACACATCCAGGAAACACGTCCCGGAAACACATCCAGGAAACACGTCCCGGAAACACATCCCAGAAACACATCCAGGAAACACGTCCCGGAAACACGTCCAGGAAACACGTCCCAGAAACACATCCCAGAAACATGTCCTCGAAACACATCCAGGAAACACATCCCAGAAACACGTCCCGGAAACACGTCCAGGAAACACATCCAGGAAACACATCCCAAAAACACATCCCAGAAACACGTCCTGGCTTTATGA
- the stk35 gene encoding serine/threonine-protein kinase 35, whose amino-acid sequence MKVMELRNATRRHLVLRSGRRSCSRNASMKRDDVKVLRSLTDATPRFTSGSSARVRLQKPVMLVPPRYNLLREVGRGSYGVVYEAAARKGGARVAVKKLRCDAPEKVELALAEFWALASLEKKHENIVQLEECVLERNGMAQKMSHGNKRSKQYLRLVETSLKGERIPGYPEEPCYLWFVMEFCEGGDLNQYILSRLPDPRTNRSFMKQLTSAVAFLHKNNIVHRDLKPDNILISHRFGTPIVKVADFGLSKVCAGLGCVEHGSEGPIEKNVNVNKFWLSSACGSDFFMAPEVWEGHYTAKADIFALGIIIWAMLERITFIDGESNRELLGTYIRQGSEIVPVGEALLENPRMVLHIPQKPRSSMSNAVRTLLHDMLAANPEDRPDAFQLEHRMDQVTCAT is encoded by the exons ATGAAAGTGATGGAGTTACGCAACGCGACACGGAGACATTTAGTTCTACGGAGCGGGAGACGGAGCTGCAGTAGAAACGCCAGCATGAAGCGGGACGACGTGAAGGTTCTGAGGTCCCTCACAGACGCGACCCCCCGCTTTACCTCAGGCTCGTCCGCGCGTGTCCGCCTGCAGAAACCCGTCATGCTCGTGCCCCCGCGATACAACCTGCTCCGGGAGGTCGGGCGGGGAAGCTACGGGGTCGTGTACGAGGCCGCGGCCCGGAAAGGCGGCGCCCGGGTGGCGGTGAAGAAGCTGCGCTGCGACGCACCGGAGAAGGTCGAACTGGCCCTGGCTGAGTTTTGGGCCTTGGCGAGTTTGGAGAAGAAACACGAGAACATCGTGCAGTTAGAGGAGTGCGTGCTGGAGAGGAACGGAATGGCGCAGAAAATGAGCCACGGGAACAAAAGATCCAAACAGTATTTACGTTTAGTGGAAACTTCATTAAAAG GTGAGCGTATCCCTGGTTATCCTGAGGAACCGTGCTACCTCTGGTTTGTAATGGAGTTCTGCGAAGGTGGGGACCTGAACCAGTACATCCTCTCACGGCTGCCGGACCCACGAACTAACAGGAGCTTTATGAAGCAGCTGACCAGCGCCGTGGCCTTCCTACACAAGAACAACATCGTCCACCGTGACCTCAAACCCGACAATATCCTGATCTCACACAGATTCGGCACGCCCATCGTCAAGGTGGCCGACTTCGGACTGAGCAAGGTGTGTGCCGGGCTCGGGTGCGTAGAACACGGGTCTGAAGGCCCCATCGAAAAGAATGTCAACGTCAACAAGTTCTGGTTGTCGTCAGCATGCGGTTCGGACTTCTTCATGGCGCCCGAGGTATGGGAGGGCCACTACACGGCGAAGGCGGACATCTTTGCGCTCGGCATCATCATCTGGGCTATGCTTGAGCGGATCACGTTTATTGATGGGGAGTCGAACCGTGAGCTCTTGGGCACGTACATCCGTCAGGGCAGCGAGATCGTGCCAGTTGGCGAGGCGCTGCTCGAGAACCCGAGGATGGTTCTACACATCCCACAGAAACCACGTAGCTCCATGTCCAACGCGGTCCGGACGCTTCTGCACGACATGCTGGCCGCTAATCCGGAGGACCGACCGGACGCCTTCCAGCTCGAGCACAGGATGGACCAAGTCACGTGTGCCACATGA
- the LOC132862780 gene encoding LOW QUALITY PROTEIN: uncharacterized protein DDB_G0271670-like (The sequence of the model RefSeq protein was modified relative to this genomic sequence to represent the inferred CDS: substituted 1 base at 1 genomic stop codon) — SALLVLRSLSAVFFLCFVFFYLALVQEDSSSSSSSSSSSSSSSSSSTSSSSSSSSXSSSSSSSSTSSSSSLSSTSSTSSTSSSTSSTSSSSSSSSSSSTSSSTSSTSSTLSSTSSSSTSSSSSLSSTSSSTSSTSSSTSSTSSSSSTSSSSSSTSSSTSSTSSSTSSTSSSSSTSSSTSSTSSSTSSSSSSSSTSSSTSSTSSTSSSLSSTSSSSSTSSSSSLSSTSSTSSTSSSTSSSSSSSSSSSSSSSTSSSTSS, encoded by the exons TCCGCGCTGCTGGTTCTCAGGAGTTTGTctgctgtattttttctttgttttgtttttttctacttgGCCTTAGTACAGGaggattcatcatcatcatcatcatcatcatcatcatcatcatcatcatcatcatcatcaacatcatcatcgtcatcatcgtcatcataatcatcatc atcatcatcatcatcaacatcatcatcatcatcattgtcatcaacatcatcaacatcatcaacatcatcatcaacatcatcaacatcatcatcatcatcatcatcatcatcatcatcaacatcatcatcaacatcatcaacatcatcaacattgtcatcaacatcatcatcatcaacatcatcatcatcatcattgtcatcaacatcatcatcaacatcatcaacatcatcatcaacatcatcaacatcatcatcatcatcaacatcatcatcatcatcatcaacatcatcatcaacatcatcaacatcatcatcaacatcatcaacatcatcatcatcatcaacatcatcatcaacatcatcaacatcatcatcaacatcatcatcatcatcatcatcatcaacatcatcatcaacatcatcaacatcatcaacatcatcatcattgtcatcaacatcatcatcatcatcaacatcatcatcatcatcattgtcatcaacatcatcaacatcatcaacatcatcatcaacatcatcatcatcatcatcatcatcatcatcatcatcatcatcatcaacatcatcatcaacatcatca